In Flavobacterium cerinum, one genomic interval encodes:
- a CDS encoding NAD(P)/FAD-dependent oxidoreductase: MNANYDVIIIGGGAAGFFTAINIAENNPKVKIAILERGKEVLSKVRISGGGRCNVTHACFIPNELVKFYPRGEKELKGPFHQFCSGDTIEWFEKHGVELKIEEDGRMFPVSDSSQTIIDCFQLATKKLGIDVLTGQSVQSLFQGEGYWKIETTQEHYKTSKIVMATGSNPKMWEMLQALGHSVIAPVPSLFTFNIKDPRIKDLMGVSAMATIKVKNTRLNASGPLLITHWGMSGPGILRLSAWGARELFAKNYQFVLQVNWLNDKDFEETAELLRELKTEHAKKIVVKKSPFDFPNRLWESLATASGISVETKWADVSRKQLNDLAEQLVNGQFQVNGKSTFKEEFVTAGGIDLKEINFKTMESKILPDLYFAGEILNIDAITGGFNFQNAWTGGFIVAKNFSN, translated from the coding sequence ATGAACGCAAACTACGATGTTATTATAATAGGTGGTGGAGCGGCTGGTTTCTTTACAGCCATCAACATTGCCGAAAACAATCCGAAAGTAAAAATAGCGATCCTGGAACGCGGGAAAGAAGTACTTTCTAAAGTGCGAATTTCCGGTGGCGGACGCTGTAATGTTACGCATGCCTGTTTTATTCCGAATGAGCTGGTTAAATTTTATCCGCGCGGAGAAAAAGAATTAAAAGGACCTTTTCATCAGTTTTGTTCGGGTGATACGATCGAATGGTTTGAAAAGCACGGAGTGGAGCTTAAAATTGAAGAAGACGGAAGAATGTTTCCGGTAAGTGATAGTTCGCAAACGATTATTGATTGCTTTCAACTGGCGACTAAAAAACTCGGAATTGATGTGTTGACGGGGCAAAGTGTACAATCGCTCTTTCAGGGAGAAGGATATTGGAAGATCGAGACGACACAAGAACATTATAAGACTTCAAAAATTGTAATGGCTACGGGAAGTAATCCTAAAATGTGGGAAATGTTGCAGGCACTAGGACATTCTGTTATAGCGCCGGTACCGTCACTTTTTACCTTTAATATTAAAGATCCCAGAATTAAAGACTTGATGGGAGTGTCGGCTATGGCTACCATAAAGGTGAAAAATACCCGTTTAAATGCTTCCGGTCCGTTACTGATTACGCATTGGGGAATGAGTGGCCCCGGCATTTTAAGACTTTCAGCATGGGGAGCACGCGAACTTTTTGCTAAAAATTACCAGTTTGTACTACAAGTGAACTGGTTAAATGATAAAGATTTTGAAGAAACAGCCGAGTTACTTCGCGAGTTGAAAACCGAACATGCTAAAAAGATTGTGGTGAAAAAATCACCGTTTGATTTTCCGAATCGTTTATGGGAAAGTCTGGCGACGGCATCGGGTATTTCGGTCGAAACCAAATGGGCGGATGTATCCCGTAAACAGCTCAATGATTTGGCGGAACAATTAGTTAATGGTCAGTTTCAGGTTAATGGAAAAAGTACATTTAAAGAGGAATTTGTAACAGCCGGCGGAATCGATTTAAAAGAAATCAATTTCAAAACAATGGAAAGTAAAATCCTGCCTGATTTATATTTTGCTGGCGAAATTCTGAATATAGATGCCATTACCGGAGGCTTTAACTTTCAAAATGCATGGACTGGAGGTTTTATTGTAGCTAAAAACTTCTCAAATTGA
- a CDS encoding glycerophosphodiester phosphodiesterase, whose protein sequence is MIHIIGHRGAKGFLAENTLESFRKAIDLGANAIELDVHICATGEIVVLHDFTVDRTTNGFGEVHKYTLSELKKLKVEELYRIPLLEEVLDLVAGKCWVNIELKGHGTAEPVAELIKKYVDEKSWTYDEFIVSSFQKEELKRIKKQNPEIPIGVLSQASVEQAIDWAEQLSAKAIHPHFSLLTEDNCKEAHAKGYSIFTWTVNEEEDIRRVKALGVDGIISDFPNRL, encoded by the coding sequence ATGATACATATAATAGGACATAGAGGAGCAAAAGGTTTTCTGGCGGAGAACACGCTGGAATCGTTCCGGAAAGCAATCGATCTGGGTGCTAATGCGATTGAACTCGATGTTCATATTTGTGCTACCGGTGAAATTGTGGTACTTCATGATTTTACAGTCGACAGAACAACAAACGGTTTTGGTGAAGTACATAAATATACGCTTTCGGAACTGAAAAAATTAAAAGTAGAGGAGTTGTACCGAATTCCGCTGCTTGAAGAAGTATTAGATCTTGTCGCCGGAAAATGTTGGGTGAATATCGAATTAAAAGGACACGGAACAGCCGAGCCGGTAGCCGAACTGATTAAAAAGTATGTTGATGAAAAAAGCTGGACGTACGATGAATTTATTGTTTCCAGTTTTCAGAAAGAAGAATTAAAACGAATAAAAAAGCAAAATCCGGAAATTCCGATCGGAGTACTTTCTCAAGCCAGTGTAGAACAGGCGATAGATTGGGCGGAGCAACTTTCGGCAAAAGCCATACACCCGCATTTCTCCTTATTAACGGAAGATAATTGTAAGGAAGCCCACGCAAAGGGGTATTCGATTTTTACATGGACCGTTAATGAAGAAGAAGATATCCGAAGAGTAAAGGCCTTAGGTGTAGATGGTATAATTTCCGATTTTCCAAACAGATTATGA
- a CDS encoding dipeptidase, translating into MDTIKQYVQENKERFINELVDLLKIPSVSADSAYSQDVIDTANAVKASLEKAGCDFVELCETPGYPIVYGEKMVDPKLPTVLVYGHYDVQPADPIELWTSPPFEPVIKTTELHPEGAIFARGACDDKGQMYMHVKALEYMVNTNNLPCNVKFMIEGEEEVGSASLGWFVERNQEKLANDVILISDTGMISNTQPSITTGLRGLSYVEVEVTGPNRDLHSGLYGGAVANPINILAKMIASLHDENNHITIPGFYDKVQELSAEERAEMAKAPFSLENYKKALNIDDVYGETGYVTNERNSIRPTLDVNGIWGGYTGEGAKTVIASKAYAKISMRLVPNQDWKEITELFQKHFESIAPKSVKVVVKPHHGGQGYVTPIDSIGYQAAAKAYNDTFGVQPIPVRSGGSIPIVALFEKELKSKTILMGFGLDSDAIHSPNEHFGVFNYLKGIETIPLFYKYFTELNK; encoded by the coding sequence ATGGATACTATTAAACAATACGTTCAGGAAAACAAAGAACGTTTTATAAACGAATTAGTTGATTTATTAAAAATTCCTTCTGTAAGTGCAGACAGCGCTTATTCACAAGATGTTATCGATACTGCCAATGCCGTTAAGGCGAGTCTGGAAAAAGCCGGATGCGATTTTGTAGAGCTTTGCGAGACTCCGGGTTACCCGATTGTATACGGTGAAAAAATGGTCGATCCGAAATTACCTACCGTTTTAGTATACGGTCATTATGACGTACAACCGGCTGATCCGATCGAATTATGGACTTCTCCTCCGTTTGAACCGGTAATCAAAACGACGGAATTACACCCTGAAGGTGCTATTTTCGCCCGTGGTGCCTGCGACGACAAAGGACAGATGTATATGCACGTAAAAGCATTGGAATATATGGTTAACACCAACAATCTTCCGTGTAACGTAAAATTCATGATCGAAGGTGAAGAAGAAGTAGGTTCCGCAAGTTTAGGATGGTTCGTAGAACGCAATCAGGAAAAACTGGCTAACGATGTAATCCTGATCTCCGATACCGGAATGATTTCGAATACACAACCTTCCATCACAACCGGATTAAGAGGATTAAGCTACGTAGAAGTGGAAGTAACCGGACCGAATCGTGATTTACACTCCGGATTATATGGTGGTGCAGTAGCCAATCCGATCAATATACTGGCCAAAATGATTGCTTCGCTTCACGATGAAAACAATCATATCACAATCCCGGGATTCTATGATAAGGTACAGGAGCTTTCAGCAGAAGAAAGAGCCGAAATGGCCAAAGCACCTTTTTCATTAGAAAACTATAAAAAAGCACTGAATATTGACGATGTATACGGTGAAACCGGATATGTTACCAATGAAAGAAATTCGATTCGTCCAACATTGGATGTAAACGGAATTTGGGGCGGTTATACCGGTGAAGGAGCGAAAACCGTTATCGCAAGCAAAGCATATGCAAAAATATCGATGCGTTTGGTTCCGAATCAGGACTGGAAAGAAATTACAGAATTATTCCAAAAACATTTCGAAAGCATTGCTCCTAAATCGGTGAAAGTAGTTGTAAAACCACACCATGGCGGCCAGGGTTATGTAACTCCTATCGACAGTATCGGTTATCAGGCAGCTGCCAAAGCGTATAACGATACTTTTGGCGTACAACCTATTCCGGTACGTTCCGGAGGAAGTATTCCGATTGTAGCGCTATTTGAAAAAGAATTAAAAAGTAAAACTATTTTAATGGGATTCGGATTAGACAGCGATGCAATCCATTCACCTAACGAACATTTCGGTGTCTTCAATTACCTGAAAGGAATTGAAACGATTCCGTTGTTCTACAAATATTTTACAGAATTAAATAAATAA
- a CDS encoding class I SAM-dependent methyltransferase — MDKKFISEVLKSGGTIGALSPSSSFLAKKMLRPIRFNKARCIVEYGPGTGIFTLKLLEKLHPEGKLLVFEVNKEFSESLKQINDPRLIVINDSAEKIESYLRQHNCPHADFIVSSLPLTVLPENMVHNILINSKYCLSDSGAFIQFQYSLKLRSKLNSIFPRVKIRFTFFNIPPAFVFICRK; from the coding sequence TTGGATAAAAAATTTATTTCTGAAGTCCTAAAATCGGGAGGAACTATTGGTGCTTTGTCACCTAGTTCCTCCTTTTTGGCTAAAAAAATGCTACGCCCTATTCGTTTTAATAAGGCACGATGCATTGTGGAATATGGTCCGGGTACCGGCATATTCACTCTAAAATTACTCGAAAAACTACACCCGGAAGGAAAACTACTGGTTTTTGAGGTTAACAAAGAATTTTCTGAATCTCTAAAACAAATTAACGATCCCCGACTGATTGTAATTAATGACAGTGCCGAGAAAATAGAATCCTACTTAAGACAACATAATTGTCCTCATGCCGATTTTATTGTTTCCTCACTTCCTTTGACTGTTTTGCCTGAAAATATGGTTCATAATATATTGATCAATTCAAAATATTGCCTTTCAGATTCCGGTGCGTTTATTCAGTTTCAATATTCCTTAAAACTAAGGTCAAAACTAAACAGCATTTTTCCCCGGGTAAAAATCCGCTTTACTTTTTTCAACATTCCTCCTGCTTTTGTCTTTATTTGCAGGAAATAA
- a CDS encoding DUF4407 domain-containing protein, which translates to MLKRFFILCSGADQNLIDSCSNGEQNKYAGIGATVFFTAIMAFIASSYALYTVFDNVYTAVFFGIVWGLLIFNLDRFIVSTIRKRNRFWSEFLQATPRIILAMIIAIVISKPLEIKIFEKEINTVLLKEKNAMALANKKEVANYFQTDLTKNQGEIDNLKSEILKKEKEVNDLYSTYITEAEGTKGTLKLGKGPVYKEKREKHDAALKALDTLRKVNLAKITEREAKAKTLQADLDKKVSDTQPVIDGFDGLMARINALNKLPSLPSLFIMLLFLAIETSPIIAKLLSAKSEYDFKLEDSEMALKTILEQNNHQRELQRTTDAGIYDDVYAEIRQDRGLYDYKKKKAIELLEMQADSFSEKQKKVL; encoded by the coding sequence ATGTTAAAACGTTTTTTTATTCTGTGCTCCGGTGCAGATCAAAACCTCATCGACTCCTGTAGTAACGGCGAACAAAACAAATATGCCGGAATAGGAGCCACCGTATTTTTCACAGCCATAATGGCGTTTATTGCCAGTAGCTACGCGCTTTACACCGTTTTCGACAATGTTTATACGGCCGTTTTTTTCGGTATTGTCTGGGGTTTACTTATTTTCAACCTGGATCGTTTTATTGTTTCGACTATCCGGAAACGAAACCGCTTCTGGAGCGAATTTCTACAAGCTACCCCGCGAATCATTCTGGCAATGATCATTGCAATTGTAATCTCCAAACCTCTTGAAATCAAAATATTTGAAAAGGAAATCAATACGGTTTTATTAAAAGAAAAAAATGCAATGGCACTCGCAAATAAAAAAGAAGTAGCCAATTACTTTCAGACGGATCTTACCAAAAACCAAGGCGAAATCGACAATCTGAAATCGGAAATCCTTAAAAAGGAAAAGGAGGTTAACGACCTTTATTCGACTTACATTACCGAAGCTGAAGGAACTAAAGGTACTCTAAAATTAGGTAAAGGTCCGGTTTATAAAGAAAAACGCGAAAAACACGATGCTGCTTTAAAAGCGCTAGATACATTGCGAAAAGTCAACCTGGCCAAGATTACCGAAAGAGAGGCCAAAGCAAAAACACTTCAGGCCGATCTGGATAAAAAAGTAAGTGACACCCAACCGGTTATTGATGGGTTCGACGGTTTAATGGCGCGTATTAATGCATTGAATAAGCTACCAAGCTTACCGTCGTTGTTTATCATGCTTCTATTCCTTGCAATTGAAACATCACCTATTATTGCCAAATTATTATCAGCCAAAAGCGAGTATGACTTTAAGCTGGAAGATTCTGAAATGGCTCTGAAAACGATATTGGAACAAAACAATCATCAGAGAGAATTACAACGCACTACCGATGCCGGAATTTATGATGATGTATATGCCGAGATACGACAAGATCGCGGACTTTACGATTATAAAAAGAAAAAAGCGATCGAACTATTGGAAATGCAAGCCGACAGTTTTTCGGAAAAACAGAAAAAAGTACTTTAA
- a CDS encoding 3-hydroxyacyl-ACP dehydratase FabZ family protein produces the protein MEGNKNVEELIPHRAPFLFVDEVLSANEKEIIGVYTFEKDTDVFIKGSFPEMLFVPGTILVESMAQCGGAGVRMLGVSKGVFALAQIESAQFYKGVTYGDQVKYVIEILRMSEKIIKQSGKAYVGDDLILEASWMSIRIDSAE, from the coding sequence ATGGAAGGAAATAAAAACGTAGAAGAATTAATTCCGCATCGGGCACCGTTCCTGTTTGTAGATGAGGTGCTTTCAGCAAACGAAAAAGAAATTATCGGAGTTTATACTTTTGAAAAAGATACCGATGTATTTATAAAAGGAAGTTTTCCTGAAATGCTATTTGTTCCGGGAACCATTCTGGTCGAATCGATGGCGCAATGTGGCGGAGCAGGCGTACGAATGTTAGGCGTTTCGAAAGGTGTATTTGCTTTGGCTCAGATTGAAAGCGCCCAGTTTTATAAAGGCGTTACATATGGTGATCAGGTAAAATATGTTATTGAAATTCTGCGGATGAGTGAAAAAATAATCAAACAATCCGGAAAAGCATATGTTGGGGATGATTTAATCCTTGAAGCTTCCTGGATGTCAATCCGAATAGATTCTGCTGAATAA
- a CDS encoding PH domain-containing protein has translation MKDQIKKFLNEDQDPKAIEKITSKLQDLLMKNEEVGYIGVQKKPAITVFPDSIVLTNKRVIMCRPKNLGLSMDFVDYDWDDIAGAFVKENILGSEFSFATKSDLTISIDYIPKNQARKLYTFAKEQMDALKAAPVAPIQPTPVAEEIPVAEPVVEEIEEVEAEEVTSFAEIIPANPVSYQEPVVETPAPAPTPTSSGDKKLSELTKEELFEKLQNYKKLLDNGLILQGEYDTLKKEILSYL, from the coding sequence ATGAAAGATCAAATTAAAAAGTTTTTAAACGAAGACCAGGATCCGAAAGCGATTGAGAAAATCACTTCCAAATTACAGGATTTGTTGATGAAGAATGAAGAAGTAGGTTATATCGGTGTTCAGAAAAAACCGGCAATCACGGTATTTCCGGACAGTATTGTGCTGACCAATAAACGGGTTATTATGTGTCGTCCGAAAAATCTGGGATTGTCTATGGATTTTGTAGATTATGACTGGGATGATATAGCAGGAGCATTTGTAAAAGAAAATATTTTAGGCTCTGAATTCTCTTTTGCGACCAAAAGCGATCTGACGATCTCAATTGATTATATTCCGAAAAATCAGGCACGAAAATTATACACCTTTGCTAAAGAGCAAATGGATGCTTTAAAAGCGGCTCCGGTTGCTCCGATTCAGCCAACTCCGGTTGCAGAAGAAATTCCGGTAGCCGAACCGGTTGTTGAAGAAATAGAAGAAGTTGAAGCAGAAGAAGTAACCAGTTTTGCAGAAATAATTCCGGCTAATCCGGTGAGCTATCAGGAGCCTGTTGTTGAAACACCGGCACCGGCACCAACACCAACATCATCCGGTGATAAAAAACTGAGTGAATTGACAAAAGAAGAACTTTTTGAAAAACTACAGAATTATAAAAAACTGTTGGATAACGGATTGATTCTGCAAGGAGAATACGATACTCTAAAAAAAGAAATTTTAAGTTATCTGTAA
- a CDS encoding MmcQ/YjbR family DNA-binding protein, translating into MDIQAYYEYCLSKKGVTEHFPFDEDTLVFKVGGKMFALSSLKEWENGSPSINLKCDPERAQELRAQYDDIKPGYHMSKVHWNTVTVNSELPDKFIRELIGHSYDLVFNSLTKKIQSEINLSEN; encoded by the coding sequence ATGGATATACAAGCGTATTATGAGTATTGTTTGTCTAAAAAAGGCGTAACAGAACATTTTCCTTTTGACGAAGATACTCTTGTGTTTAAAGTTGGCGGAAAAATGTTTGCGCTTTCGTCTTTAAAAGAGTGGGAAAACGGTAGTCCGTCAATAAATTTAAAATGTGATCCGGAAAGGGCACAGGAATTGCGGGCACAATATGATGATATTAAACCGGGATATCATATGAGTAAAGTACATTGGAATACGGTAACCGTTAATAGTGAATTACCGGATAAATTTATCAGAGAATTGATAGGACATTCGTATGATCTGGTCTTTAATAGCCTGACTAAGAAAATACAAAGCGAAATTAATCTGTCGGAAAATTAG
- a CDS encoding DUF4260 domain-containing protein gives MKKIIQLEELAQFVVGFILFLQTDYTWWWFPLLLLVPDMSMLGYVFGNKIGAYSYNIAHHKGVAILVYLAGIYTVNPVLQLAGIILFSHSSMDRIFGYGLKYTTGFSNTHLGIIGKNKTQ, from the coding sequence ATGAAAAAAATAATCCAACTGGAAGAACTGGCTCAGTTTGTTGTCGGCTTTATTCTGTTTCTGCAAACTGATTATACCTGGTGGTGGTTTCCGTTACTATTATTGGTGCCGGATATGTCGATGTTGGGCTATGTTTTCGGAAATAAAATTGGAGCCTATAGCTATAATATAGCACATCATAAAGGGGTAGCAATACTCGTATACCTTGCCGGAATATATACAGTAAATCCTGTTCTTCAATTAGCCGGGATTATTTTATTCAGCCATTCCAGTATGGATAGAATCTTCGGATACGGATTGAAATATACAACAGGTTTCTCCAATACACATTTGGGGATAATAGGAAAAAATAAAACACAATAA
- a CDS encoding cyclase family protein, whose translation MKAIIRHKQWDFEVNLAQPIDISIPLTNTDQNPIAWYIEKPVIEPVRFGDWIGKVSEGKSSTNFNNIFFNPHGHGTHTECLGHITREFYSINQSLQQFFFTAELISIQPEESGEDQVITKTQIEQALGEKRPEALIIRTLPNKIEKLSCNYSNTNPPYLDENAAIFIREIGIQHLLIDLPSVDKEHDEGKLLAHKAFWNVKDVDNLNKDARLDATITEMIFVKDTIDDGSYLLNIQIASFENDASPSKPILYKIQ comes from the coding sequence ATGAAAGCAATCATCCGTCATAAACAATGGGATTTTGAAGTCAATTTAGCACAACCTATCGATATTTCGATACCGCTAACCAACACGGATCAGAATCCGATTGCGTGGTATATTGAAAAACCCGTTATCGAACCCGTACGTTTCGGAGACTGGATCGGAAAAGTGAGCGAAGGAAAATCATCAACTAATTTTAATAACATCTTTTTTAATCCGCATGGACACGGCACGCACACGGAATGCCTCGGACACATTACCCGTGAGTTTTACAGTATCAACCAATCGTTACAGCAATTTTTCTTTACCGCCGAATTGATTTCTATACAACCGGAAGAATCGGGAGAGGATCAGGTAATAACCAAAACGCAAATTGAACAGGCGTTGGGAGAAAAAAGGCCGGAAGCACTTATCATCCGGACATTGCCAAACAAAATCGAAAAATTATCCTGTAATTATTCGAATACGAATCCGCCTTATCTGGATGAAAACGCGGCAATCTTTATCCGGGAAATCGGAATTCAACATTTGTTAATCGATTTACCGAGTGTTGATAAAGAACATGATGAAGGGAAATTACTGGCACATAAAGCATTCTGGAATGTAAAAGATGTCGATAATTTAAATAAAGATGCCCGTTTGGATGCGACAATAACGGAAATGATCTTTGTAAAAGATACGATTGATGACGGAAGTTATCTGTTGAATATTCAGATTGCGTCGTTTGAAAATGACGCTTCACCCAGCAAACCGATACTTTATAAAATACAATGA
- the hemW gene encoding radical SAM family heme chaperone HemW, which produces MAGIYIHIPFCKQACHYCDFHFSTSLKKKDEMVQALVQELQLRKSEFKDETVETIYFGGGTPSILPISDIRKLIDIIFQNFTVAANPEITVEANPDDLSEAQIIALSENGINRLSIGIQSFFEQDLKLMNRAHNAEEAMKCLQIATQYFDNISIDLIYGTPGMDNQRWLENIKKALELGIPHISSYALTVEPKTALQQFIKKGIVSQPDDAVAHEQFLLLVDQLEANGFVHYELSNFGKENYFSRNNSAYWLGKKYMGIGPSAHSYDGVHRSWNIANNTLYLKTIEKGELPSDIEELTITDRYNEYVMTGLRTIWGVSLDRIEKEFGLQYKDYLLAESQPYRDNGKLDLTNAVLRTTRSGKFFSDGIASDLFFID; this is translated from the coding sequence TTGGCAGGAATCTATATTCACATACCGTTTTGTAAGCAGGCGTGTCATTACTGCGATTTTCATTTTTCGACTTCTCTAAAGAAAAAAGACGAAATGGTGCAGGCTTTGGTACAGGAATTACAATTGCGCAAAAGCGAATTTAAGGACGAAACGGTTGAGACCATCTATTTTGGAGGCGGAACACCTAGTATTTTGCCGATTTCTGATATCCGAAAGTTGATTGATATTATATTTCAAAATTTTACTGTTGCGGCCAATCCTGAAATTACAGTAGAAGCCAATCCGGATGATTTATCGGAAGCGCAGATTATAGCACTATCTGAAAACGGAATTAATCGACTAAGTATTGGAATCCAGTCGTTTTTTGAACAGGACCTGAAACTAATGAACCGGGCTCATAATGCGGAAGAAGCAATGAAATGCCTTCAAATCGCAACGCAATACTTTGATAATATTTCAATTGATCTGATTTACGGAACACCGGGAATGGACAATCAGCGATGGCTGGAAAATATTAAAAAGGCATTGGAACTCGGAATTCCGCATATTTCAAGCTATGCTTTAACGGTAGAACCTAAAACAGCATTACAACAATTTATCAAAAAGGGAATTGTTTCGCAACCGGACGATGCTGTGGCGCATGAGCAATTTCTTTTGTTAGTTGATCAACTTGAAGCGAACGGATTTGTTCATTATGAGTTGTCTAATTTCGGTAAGGAAAATTATTTTTCGCGAAATAATTCAGCCTATTGGTTAGGGAAAAAGTACATGGGGATTGGCCCGTCTGCTCATAGTTATGACGGTGTACATCGAAGTTGGAACATCGCCAATAATACGCTGTATTTAAAAACAATTGAAAAAGGAGAACTGCCATCGGATATAGAAGAATTAACGATAACCGATCGTTATAATGAATATGTGATGACCGGATTACGAACCATCTGGGGTGTATCGCTTGACCGGATTGAAAAAGAATTCGGATTGCAATATAAAGACTACCTTTTAGCAGAATCACAACCGTATCGCGATAACGGAAAACTGGATCTTACAAATGCGGTATTGCGTACAACACGTAGCGGTAAATTCTTTAGTGACGGAATTGCGAGCGATCTGTTTTTTATAGATTAA
- the ruvC gene encoding crossover junction endodeoxyribonuclease RuvC, producing MANERIILGIDPGTTIMGFGLIKVINKKMEFLQLNELQLSKYDDHYAKLRIIFERTIELIETHHPDEIAIEAPFFGKNVQSMLKLGRAQGVAMAAGLSRQIPITEYEPKKIKMAITGNGNASKEQVAKMLQQLLGLKELPKNLDSTDGLAAAVCHFFNSGKITAGKSYSGWDAFVKQNEDRVKK from the coding sequence TTGGCAAACGAACGCATCATATTAGGAATTGATCCCGGTACGACGATTATGGGATTTGGTTTGATAAAGGTTATCAATAAAAAAATGGAATTTCTACAGTTAAACGAATTGCAACTGTCTAAATATGATGATCATTATGCCAAATTAAGAATCATTTTTGAACGTACAATTGAGTTAATCGAAACCCATCACCCAGATGAAATTGCGATCGAAGCCCCGTTTTTCGGAAAAAACGTACAGTCGATGCTGAAACTCGGAAGAGCGCAAGGGGTTGCTATGGCCGCCGGTTTGTCGCGTCAGATTCCAATCACAGAATACGAGCCGAAAAAAATCAAAATGGCAATCACCGGTAACGGAAATGCCAGTAAGGAGCAAGTGGCTAAAATGTTACAGCAGTTGTTGGGACTTAAAGAATTACCTAAAAATCTGGATAGTACCGACGGATTGGCTGCGGCTGTTTGTCATTTCTTTAATTCCGGAAAAATTACCGCCGGAAAAAGCTATTCCGGTTGGGATGCTTTTGTAAAACAAAATGAAGATCGGGTAAAAAAATAA
- a CDS encoding glycosyltransferase family 2 protein, producing MEIVILFFCLIFIDYLIFIGLLIYGSSKIKRFESPSESAQKTTFSIVVPFRNEADNLPDLLHSLTALTYSKDLFEIIFVDDASEDDSVRIINTWRMEHTAFHVTILDNVRTTNAPKKDAITRAVSISKKDWIVTTDADCMIPSGWLLTFDRCIQQHDFKMIIGAVSFRKDPGLLSHFQQMDLLSLQGATIGSFGLNEAFMCNGANLAYDRDLFAELDGFKGNSNISSGDDVFLLQKAIVRYPERVFYLKSEAAIVQTKPLKSWTSLFVQHIRWASKSGAYQSDFSKGLAILVLLANFSLLVSTILFITGKISGLLLGIFVVTKLLIDWILIFQTNRFLKMKTTSILISSIIYPFFCVLVALFSLGGSYSWKGRRFTLRSK from the coding sequence ATGGAAATCGTAATCTTGTTTTTTTGCCTGATTTTTATTGATTATCTCATTTTTATCGGCTTACTTATTTATGGTTCTTCAAAGATAAAACGCTTTGAGTCCCCTTCTGAATCCGCGCAAAAAACAACATTTTCAATTGTGGTTCCTTTTCGTAATGAAGCAGATAATCTGCCGGATTTACTTCACTCTTTAACGGCATTGACTTATTCGAAAGATTTATTTGAAATTATTTTTGTGGATGATGCTTCCGAAGACGATTCCGTTCGCATTATCAATACCTGGCGGATGGAGCATACTGCTTTTCATGTGACGATACTGGATAATGTCCGTACAACCAATGCTCCTAAAAAAGATGCTATTACACGTGCCGTCTCCATTTCAAAAAAAGACTGGATTGTGACGACGGATGCTGATTGTATGATTCCTTCCGGATGGTTGCTTACTTTCGACCGTTGTATTCAGCAACACGATTTTAAAATGATTATCGGAGCGGTTTCTTTTCGCAAAGACCCCGGATTGTTATCTCATTTCCAACAAATGGACTTGTTAAGTCTTCAAGGTGCCACTATTGGTAGTTTCGGATTAAACGAAGCTTTTATGTGTAATGGCGCTAATCTGGCTTACGACCGGGATTTATTCGCAGAATTGGATGGTTTTAAAGGTAATTCCAATATTAGTAGCGGTGATGATGTTTTTCTTTTACAAAAGGCTATCGTACGTTATCCGGAGCGTGTTTTTTATCTAAAATCAGAAGCAGCCATTGTACAAACAAAACCACTCAAAAGCTGGACATCTCTTTTTGTACAACATATTCGATGGGCTTCTAAATCGGGTGCTTATCAATCCGATTTTTCAAAAGGATTGGCTATTCTTGTTTTGTTAGCCAACTTTAGTTTATTGGTTTCCACAATTCTTTTCATTACCGGAAAAATAAGCGGACTTCTTTTAGGCATTTTTGTCGTAACAAAACTCTTAATCGACTGGATTCTGATTTTTCAAACCAACCGTTTTTTAAAAATGAAGACGACTTCGATATTGATCAGTAGTATTATTTATCCTTTCTTTTGTGTTTTGGTCGCGTTGTTTTCACTTGGCGGATCGTATTCATGGAAAGGACGGCGATTTACTCTACGTTCAAAATAA